In the Henningerozyma blattae CBS 6284 chromosome 8, complete genome genome, one interval contains:
- the TBLA0H01620 gene encoding uncharacterized protein (similar to Saccharomyces cerevisiae GFA1 (YKL104C) and YMR085W; ancestral locus Anc_2.477) gives MCGIFGYCNYLVEKTRGEIIDILVEGLGRLEYRGYDSTGIAINGDKRNSIDVYRAIGKVSALKQEIDNINPNRDVTYASHSGIAHTRWATHGQPKQTNCHPQRSDPRNLFTIIHNGIITNFRELKTLLVNKGYTFESDTDTECIAKLFLHLYQTNIKMGNDIDFHELTKLVLMELEGSYGLLCKSVYFPGEIIATRKGSPLLIGVKSENKLKVDFVDVEFPNENAIQTETPLSNECKTDNNDELNSSNYPTVDKKEFHEKAGLVPITANEFNLRHSQSRAFLSEDGSPIPIEFFISSDAASVIKYTKKVLFLEDDDIAHIYDGELHIHRSRKEVGKSMIRSIQTLELELAQIMKGPYEHFMQKEIYEQPVSTYNTMRGRLDFDNNLVNLGGLQQFISTIRRARRLIMIACGTSYHSCLATRAIFEELSDIPVNVDLASDFLDRKCPIFRDDVCVFVSQSGETADTMFALNYAIDRGALTVGIVNSVGSSISRATNCGVHINAGPEIGVASTKAYTSQYIALVMFAVLLGEDRISKNERRREIIQGLKLIPEQIKQVLKLEPKIKQLCENELSDQKSLLLLGRGYQFASALEGALKIKEISYMHSEGVLAGELKHGVLALVDEELPIIAFGTRDYLFPKVVSSIEQVTARKGHPIIICNENDEVWSKKKLENDRLITLEVPTTVDCLQGLINIIPLQLMSYWLASNRGIDVDFPRNLAKSVTVE, from the coding sequence ATGTGTGGAATATTTGGCTATTGTAATTATTTAGTGGAAAAGACAAGAGGTGAAATTATTGACATTTTAGTCGAAGGTTTAGGCCGTCTAGAATATAGGGGGTATGACTCTACGGGTATTGCTATTAATGGTGATAAACGCAACTCTATCGATGTCTATAGAGCAATCGGTAAAGTGAGTGCATTAAAACAGGAAATAGATAATATCAATCCAAATAGAGATGTTACTTACGCCTCACATAGTGGTATTGCTCATACTAGATGGGCAACTCATGGTCAGccaaaacaaacaaactgTCATCCTCAAAGATCAGACCCAAGGAATCTGTTTACAATTATTCACAACGGTATCATTACTAATTTCAGAGAATTGAAGACATTATTGGTGAATAAAGGTTATACATTTGAATCAGATACAGATACTGAATGTATTGCTAAACTTTTCTTACATTTGTATCAAACTAATATAAAGATGGGTAATGATATAGATTTCCATGAATTAACCAAGTTAGTTCTAATGGAATTGGAAGGTTCATACGGTTTGCTATGTAAATCAGTTTATTTCCCTGGTGAAATTATTGCCACTAGAAAGGGTTctccattattaattggggttaaatctgaaaataaattgaaagttGATTTTGTTGATGTTGAATTTCCAAATGAGAATGCAATTCAGACAGAAACTCCATTAAGTAATGAATGTAAaactgataataatgatgaacTAAATTCCTCAAATTATCCTACAGTTGATAAGAAAGAATTTCATGAAAAAGCTGGCTTGGTCCCTATCACAGCcaatgaatttaatttaagaCATTCTCAATCAAGAGCCTTTTTATCTGAAGATGGCTCACCAATtccaattgaattttttatttcatctGATGCAGCTTCTGTAATTAAATATACCAAGAAGGTATTGTTCTTggaagatgatgatattgcTCATATCTATGATGGTGAATTACACATTCATAGATCCAGAAAAGAAGTTGGTAAATCCATGATTAGATCAATTCAAACTTtggaattagaattagctcaaataatgaaaggACCTTATGAACATTTTATGCAAAAGGAAATTTATGAACAACCAGTCTCAACTTACAATACAATGAGAGGTAGACTTGactttgataataatttggtTAATTTAGGTGGCTTACAGCAATTTATTTCAACGATTAGAAGAGCAAGAAGATTAATTATGATTGCATGTGGTACATCGTACCATTCTTGCCTTGCCACTAGAgcaatatttgaagaacTGTCTGATATTCCAGTTAATGTTGATTTAGCTAGTGATTTTTTGGATAGAAAATGTCCCATCTTTAGAGATGATGTTTGTGTATTTGTTTCTCAAAGTGGTGAAACTGCTGATACAATGTTTGCTTTGAATTATGCTATAGACAGAGGTGCATTAACTGTTGGTATTGTTAATAGTGTTGgttcttcaatttcaagAGCTACTAATTGTGGTGTTCATATTAATGCCGGTCCAGAAATTGGGGTTGCTTCTACCAAAGCTTATACATCTCAATATATTGCATTGGTTATGTTTGCAGTATTGTTGGGTGAAGATCGTATCTCTAAAAATGAAAGAAGAAGAGAAATTATACAAGGTTTGAAATTGATTCCAGAACAAATTAAACAAGTCTTGAAATTAGAACCCAAGATTAAACAATTGTgtgaaaatgaattgaGTGACCAAAAATCACTACTGCTATTAGGCAGAGGTTACCAATTTGCATCTGCTTTAGAAGGTGCATTGaagattaaagaaatttcatATATGCATTCTGAAGGTGTTCTTGCTGGTGAGTTGAAACATGGTGTTTTAGCATTAGTTGATGAAGAGTTACCTATTATTGCATTTGGTACCAGAGATTATTTATTCCCCAAAGTTGTTTCCTCTATTGAGCAAGTCACTGCAAGAAAGGGCCatccaattattatttgtaatgAAAATGACGAAGTATGGAGCAAGAAGAAACTTGAAAATGATAGGCTTATTACATTGGAAGTTCCAACTACTGTTGATTGCTTACAAGGGttgattaatattattccaTTGCAATTGATGTCATATTGGCTAGCTTCCAATAGAGGTATTGATGTGGATTTCCCAAGAAACTTGGCCAAATCTGTTACTGTGGAATAA
- the SND3 gene encoding Snd3p (similar to Saccharomyces cerevisiae PHO88 (YBR106W); ancestral locus Anc_3.355), which translates to MNPQITNLVIMLAMMQISRRLDMESPTTVLYIRIAYVVSVIITWSIYQLARNKIIAKKDKTTLKYAVPGNQLTGEPERLEVTTVFDYDLKEVDSAIKSIYSSVAMMGFMHLYMKYTNPLFMQLISPIKGALESNEVKIHLFNKPAVGDLKRPFKAASMFGSFGQSGNPGADASKSDKKSVEQLEVAGTGGIKSD; encoded by the coding sequence ATGAACCCACAAATCACCAATTTGGTCATCATGCTTGCCATGATGCAGATTTCAAGACGTTTGGATATGGAAAGTCCAACCActgtattatatattagaatCGCCTATGTAGTTAGTGTCATTATAACCTGGTCCATCTATCAATTGGCTCGTAATAAGATCATTGCCAAGAAAGATAAAACTACTTTGAAATATGCTGTTCCAGGTAACCAATTGACTGGGGAACCTGAAAGATTAGAAGTCACCACTGTTTTTGACTACGATTTGAAAGAAGTCGACTCTGCTATTAAATCCATCTACAGTTCTGTTGCTATGATGGGGTTCATGCATTTGTATATGAAATACACAAATCCTTTATTCATGCAATTGATTTCTCCAATCAAAGGTGCTTTGGAATCCAATGAAGTCAAAATCCATCTATTTAACAAACCTGCTGTTGGTGATTTGAAAAGACCTTTCAAGGCAGCTTCCATGTTTGGTTCTTTTGGTCAATCCGGTAATCCAGGCGCTGATGCTTCCAAATCAGACAAGAAGTCTGTTGAGCAATTGGAAGTCGCTGGTACTGGTGGTATTAAGAGCGATTAG
- the ISA2 gene encoding Isa2p (similar to Saccharomyces cerevisiae ISA2 (YPR067W); ancestral locus Anc_3.357) codes for MWQKSLSHSINSTYKRQLLQRAIIQNKLFNQGQILSTRYYSLDLNPFLSCKNNFRYYSKPANSTATEPLVEPISVINRNPDLNISISKSAAERLGQIHNDSQEALRLKVESGGCHGFQYSLGLEPEDNSSTTNGKKSAQLGNDDEIQDEFTDEFDDEFDDAKLNPEITYILPSGAKIKMDQNTLKILNNTCLTYTTELIGSSFKITGGSLKSPCGCGSSFDVEE; via the coding sequence ATGTGGCAAAAATCTTTATCCCATTCAATAAACTCAACCTATAAAAGACAACTATTACAAAGGGCTATCATACAGAATAAACTTTTTAATCAAGGTCAAATTCTATCAACTAGATATTATTCATTAGATTTAAATCCATTTCTTTCatgtaaaaataattttagatATTATTCTAAACCTGCAAATTCCACAGCTACAGAACCTTTAGTCGAACCTATATCTGTAATAAATAGAAATCCTGATCTAAACATCTCTATTTCGAAAAGCGCTGCTGAAAGATTAGGCCAAATTCATAACGATTCTCAAGAAGCATTACGTTTAAAAGTAGAAAGTGGTGGATGTCACGGGTTTCAATATTCTTTAGGCTTGGAACCTGAGGATAATTCATCAACTACAAATGGAAAGAAATCCGCACAATTGGgaaatgatgatgaaattcAAGATGAATTCACTGATGAATTCGATGATGAATTCGATGATGCTAAATTAAATCCAGAAATTACATATATTTTGCCAAGTGGggcaaaaataaaaatggatCAAAATACtttgaagatattgaataataCATGCTTAACTTATACCACTGAATTGATTGGTTCATCATTCAAGATCACAGGTGGCTCTTTAAAGAGCCCATGTGGATGTGGTAGTAGTTTTGATGTGGAAGAATGA
- the AIM3 gene encoding Aim3p (similar to Saccharomyces cerevisiae YBR108W; ancestral locus Anc_3.359) — protein MDKIASGLKTTAKYGAKGAKSGYNAGKNHYKKSKEKRDERDGDGNRRHSSRYSDEDDYYSDDDRRRDRRDRDRDSYRGYGRDDRDYRRDRDRDYDRGYGREPDRDPRSFPPPPLNRDYAQYKEGSTPPPPNKGEYGGNSDYGNTYKTPPPSGDNYDQHDYNNRGPPSSLPPRNNQQRNDNRGSGPLPPRDNEPEGYNNRDSPGPLPPRNNQQGYDDRAPPGPLPPRNGNQPLPASNYYQGTSQQRNTDQHPSDSYYNTNDYNSQQSQNDYNQQRPVSRGYNQATLPVRNNDYQSYDDGDTRSQQNPGPVFEVKPFNREENERLKEENKPKVNQVDVSNLPPPPIRKDISNVTNCSNNNSAAWQGSNASNNANEAANNNTGSNQPPGLPSRDSSSNTNNTPKAAVVGGSYNYNVDVGFAPPPKPYRSDDSRTEPNKPIPNPTANTVLPPPPGPSDSTNDYNAGSNVPPSLPSRDSGIKVLNPEPIQILSPEPIQPIDSVKPARLQQLPVDSFNPPPQPFRRDTQRGNSNSPSPSLPNRSGPENRRGSDDDDRLNDLPPRGDPDLRRSNSRRDDRPHKDDGYGMDEGNHPTRSSRDRPDRRRDNEDDDRYNKHHNSRRDSDWDDYDSKSRRPRRGGPRDEWDEEEQSSGVKGFFSGIGSKLRGKEDDEDDDYYEGENRKPPPKSRMAAEDKYGREPSGRARMSNDRDIDSRKPQSRRDTRSGEDEKGFGFLSKFGGGQRSNEDDEDDGRRRAPSGMVRDYDDGDDYNRNSKSDRSRRDEKEEEKGFGFLSKFGGGSRSNNDDEMDADADADADGYNSRRNPHSNSRKEGRDYNNRNGRDGPRRNNRIDDDWDDDKDNRLPPKFRRPDDKEDDRSRPEDSTYNRYDNKGGNRLPPKSRRPDNFEHDNWDEDRNRKWDDEKGYDDRNKRQNQINDAPPPAGRRPDQIDDAPSPAGRRPDQYNDAPPPTGRRPDQYDDAPPPVGRNADQQYNAPSSVNRRASDNPSPHPATQPATQPVRIVMEDRDISSPPPTHNRNTELDNDRASQYESKRNTDRVMMNSNRQDDTSTTTDTSTMVTASSTLPVMGDISKIKLRNTGSNFLKDDSSVTEQIESKKKNSDDYSSNLKRNVSKPPDSKSSIQEEEEPDFMTIRNRLNKTSFSDTVKERTSSSSNPVIDSELTSPASKFSTRVTSPQINSDKTPPNVPRKAFSSGVKKIPPPVAAKKPNLDVSKKSPPPVAPKKPVIFEKKNDLLTVTNRFQEISTPKTSTPPIVGKKPIVSNHISSLKPGIINTGDEPDFNIFKRNLKHVPTTPIEDKNDKDEDDWDNDDDKAQKPRVEPRSSEPAPIRRSNPPPPPPPHGSKPIVKPRAPAPPPKARHISNVNQNNSSNEDQEESNPFERYLKAAVPTEEDRLHKN, from the coding sequence ATGGATAAGATTGCCTCAGGTCTTAAAACAACTGCAAAGTATGGTGCCAAAGGTGCTAAATCAGGGTACAATGCAGGTAAAAACCATTACAAGAAAAGTAAAGAAAAACGTGATGAAAGAGATGGAGATGGCAATCGCAGACATAGTAGTAGATATAGTGACGAAGATGATTACTACAGTGATGATGATCGTAGAAGAGATCGCCGTGACAGAGATCGAGACTCCTACAGAGGTTATGGCAGAGATGACAGAGATTACAGGAGAGATCGTGACAGAGATTATGACAGGGGGTATGGTAGGGAGCCAGATAGAGACCCTCGCTCATTTCCCCCTCCACCTTTAAATAGGGATTATGCCCAATATAAAGAAGGTAGTACTCCACCACCGCCTAACAAAGGTGAATATGGTGGTAATAGTGATTATGGAAATACTTATAAAACCCCACCTCCATCAGGCGATAACTATGACCAACATGATTATAACAACAGGGGCCCACCAAGTTCCCTACCACCTCGCAATAATCAACAAAGAAATGATAATAGAGGTTCTGGTCCTCTTCCACCACGTGATAATGAACCAGAAGGTTATAACAATAGAGATTCTCCCGGCCCTCTCCCACCGCGTAATAATCAACAAGGGTATGATGATAGAGCCCCCCCTGGCCCTCTCCCACCACGTAATGGCAATCAACCGTTACCTGCTTCTAACTATTATCAAGGTACTTCGCAACAAAGGAATACTGATCAGCATCCATCGGATAGCTATTATAATACTAATGACTATAATTCACAACAATCTCAAAATGATTATAATCAACAACGTCCAGTTAGCAGAGGATACAACCAAGCTACACTTCCAGTCCGTAATAATGACTACCAATCTTATGATGATGGTGATACGCGTTCGCAACAAAATCCAGGCCCTGTATTTGAAGTTAAGCCTTTTAATAGAGAGGAGAATGAAAGAttgaaagaagaaaataaaccTAAGGTGAATCAAGTAGATGTTTCAAATCTACCACCACCTCCAATCCGTAAGGATATTTCAAATGTTACTAATTGCAGCAATAATAACTCGGCGGCTTGGCAAGGATCTAACGCAAGTAATAATGCCAATGAAGcagcaaataataatactggTTCCAACCAACCTCCTGGATTGCCATCGAGAGACTCTAGTAGCAATACAAACAATACTCCAAAAGCTGCAGTGGTTGGCGGCTCATATAATTATAACGTTGATGTTGGATTTGCTCCTCCTCCCAAACCCTATAGAAGTGATGATAGTAGGACTGAACCAAATAAACCTATCCCTAACCCTACGGCAAATACTGTTTTACCTCCACCTCCAGGCCCTTCTGACTCGACTAATGATTATAATGCTGGCTCAAATGTACCTCCCAGCTTACCTTCTCGTGACTCTGGAATTAAGGTTTTAAATCCAGAACctattcaaattttaagcCCTGAACCAATTCAGCCAATTGATAGTGTGAAACCTGCTCGTCTACAACAATTACCAGTAGATTCCTTTAATCCACCTCCACAACCTTTTAGAAGGGATACTCAACGAGGCAATAGTAACTCACCAAGCCCAAGCTTACCCAATAGATCTGGCCCAGAAAATAGACGAGGATCTGACGATGATGATCGattaaatgatttaccTCCAAGAGGTGATCCTGATTTGAGAAGATCAAATTCACGTAGAGATGATAGACCACATAAAGATGATGGTTACGGTATGGATGAAGGTAACCATCCTACAAGATCATCTAGAGATAGGCCTGACAGAAGAAGAGATAATGAGGACGATGATAGATATAATAAACATCATAACTCACGTAGAGATAGTGACTGGGATGATTATGACTCAAAATCTCGGAGACCACGCAGAGGAGGTCCAAGAGACGAATGGGACGAAGAAGAGCAAAGCTCCGGTGTTAAGGGCTTCTTCAGCGGCATAGGTAGTAAGCTGAGAGGtaaagaagatgatgaagatgatgactATTATGAAGGGGAAAATAGGAAACCTCCTCCAAAATCGCGTATGGCTGCTGAAGATAAATATGGTAGAGAGCCCTCTGGTAGAGCTAGAATGTCTAATGATAGAGATATCGATTCACGCAAGCCACAATCAAGAAGGGATACTAGAAGTGGGGAGGATGAAAAAGGATTTGGATTTTTAAGTAAATTTGGTGGTGGTCAACGTTCAAACGAGGACGATGAGGACGatggaagaagaagagCTCCTAGTGGGATGGTGAGAGACTATGATGATGGGGATGATTACAATCGTAATTCAAAATCAGATAGGAGCCGTAGGGATGAAAAAGAGGAAGAAAAAGGTTTTGGTTTCTTGAGTAAATTTGGTGGTGGTAGTCgttcaaataatgatgatgaaatgGATGCTGATGCTGATGCTGATGCTGATGGATATAACAGCAGAAGGAATCCACATTCTAATTCTCGTAAAGAAGGCAGagattataataatagaaatggAAGAGATGGCCCACGCagaaataatagaatagaTGACGATTGGgatgatgataaagataatCGTTTACCTCCAAAGTTTCGTAGACCAGATGATAAAGAGGACGACAGAAGTCGTCCCGAAGATTCAACTTATAACAGATATGACAATAAAGGAGGAAATCGTTTACCACCCAAATCTCGCAGACCAGATAATTTTGAACATGATAATTGGGATGAGGATAGAAATAGAAAGTGGGATGATGAAAAAGGATACGATGACCGTAACAAAAGGcagaatcaaataaatgatGCACCTCCACCAGCAGGAAGAAGACCTGATCAAATCGATGATGCCCCTTCACCGGCAGGAAGAAGGCCTGATCAGTATAATGATGCTCCTCCACCAACAGGTAGAAGACCAGATCAGTATGATGACGCTCCTCCACCAGTAGGCAGAAATGCTGATCAACAATACAACGCACCATCTTCGGTCAATAGAAGAGCATCTGATAACCCTTCTCCTCATCCAGCTACTCAACCAGCTACTCAACCAGTTAGAATTGTAATGGAAGATCGTGACATTTCTTCTCCTCCTCCAACGCACAACAGAAACACTGAACTTGACAATGATAGAGCTTCTCAGTATGAAAGCAAACGAAATACTGATCGTGTTATGATGAATTCTAATCGTCAAGATGATACGTCTACTACTACAGATACCTCTACGATGGTTACTGCAAGTTCTACCTTACCCGTAATGGGTGATATTagtaaaataaagttaAGGAATACTGGCTCCaactttttaaaagatgattCTTCTGTGACCGAACAAATTGAAtccaaaaagaaaaactcTGATGATTATTCTTCTAATCTTAAAAGAAACGTTTCTAAGCCGCCAGattctaaatcttctatccaagaagaagaagagcCTGACTTTATGACTATTAGAAATAgattaaataaaacttCATTTAGTGATACAGTTAAAGAGAGAACTTCTTCGTCATCTAATCCGGTTATTGACTCTGAACTAACATCACCAGCATCAAAATTTTCTACTAGAGTAACGTCACCCCAAATAAATTCTGATAAAACACCTCCAAATGTTCCAAGGAAAGCTTTTAGTAGCGGTGTAAAGAAGATACCACCTCCAGTGGCGGCCAAAAAGCCAAATTTAGACGTCTCTAAAAAGTCACCACCTCCTGTTGCACCAAAGAAGCCtgttatttttgaaaaaaagaatgatCTGCTTACAGTTACAAATAGATTCCAAGAAATTTCTACCCCTAAAACATCTACACCTCCAATTGTTGGTAAGAAACCTATCGTATCAAACCATATTTCATCACTTAAGCCTGGCATTATAAACACTGGTGACGAGCCTGACTTTAacatatttaaaagaaatttaaagCATGTTCCAACAACTCCCattgaagataaaaatgataaagatgAGGATGATTGGGATAACGATGACGATAAAGCACAAAAACCAAGAGTAGAGCCACGTTCTTCAGAGCCTGCACCTATAAGAAGATCAAACCCTCCACCTCCACCTCCACCACATGGTTCGAAACCAATTGTTAAGCCAAGAGCTCCTGCACCCCCTCCAAAAGCAAGACATATTAGTAACGTCAATCAAAATAACTCTTCAAATGAAGATCAAGAAGAATCTAATCCATTTGAACGGTACCTAAAAGCTGCTGTCCCAACTGAAGAGGATAGATTACACAAGAACTAA
- the UBA3 gene encoding NEDD8-activating protein UBA3 (similar to Saccharomyces cerevisiae UBA3 (YPR066W); ancestral locus Anc_3.356) — protein MNILVLGAGGLGCEIIKNLYMINKNSSIKKNQKCKNAYLIKQITLIDFDKIELTNLNRQFLFKLNDIGEYKSIVIAKYFNQFIPTFITPLIIDIKTLDYQFLEQFDFIISGLDSIDTRRYINNLLINFTRLNNYAKIIPFIDSACEGFKGHIKLIIPTITACWECTIDTLPSTNSSDDSAPLCTLASRPRNLIHIIQYVWLQQSNLNKGSPKIKQNQNQIDNDDEEDETLPIETLLKLCKARAKEFQIDDSILSPSYIEGIIKKTIPSTAPSNAMVASQACSLLLRLYHDRLDLESIDNLDTFTICNLTNGVYFYKFAAQRSSNCPVCSGIWKNYIYIYIYNYYCILFSHFGFLYPSAFS, from the coding sequence atgaacATACTTGTATTAGGAGCTGGTGGGCTAGGATGTgagattattaaaaatcttTATATGATTAACAAAAACTCttcaattaagaaaaatcaaaaatgtaaaaacgcatatttaattaaacaaattactttaattgACTTCGACAAGATAGAACTAACTAATTTGAATAgacaatttttattcaaattaaatgatattggTGAATATAAATCTATTGTGATtgccaaatattttaatcaATTCATCCCTACTTTTATTACTCCattaattattgatataaaGACTTTAGATTATCAATTCTTGGAacaatttgattttatcATATCAGGCTTGGATTCAATTGATACAAGaagatatataaataatttattaatcaattttacaagattaaataattatgcAAAAATTATTCCCTTCATAGATTCTGCTTGTGAAGGATTTAAAGGTCATattaaattgattattCCAACAATCACTGCTTGCTGGGAATGTACAATAGATACTTTACCTTCAACGAATTCTTCTGATGATTCTGCTCCTTTATGTACTTTGGCATCAAGACCgagaaatttaattcatatCATTCAATATGTTTGGCTACAACAATCCAATCTCAATAAGGGATCtccaaaaattaaacaaaatcaaaatcaaatcgataatgatgatgaggaAGATGAAACTTTACCAATAGAAactcttttaaaattatgtAAAGCAAGAGCAaaagaatttcaaatagATGACTCGATATTATCACCCTCTTATATTGAaggtattattaaaaagacTATCCCAAGTACAGCTCCATCGAACGCAATGGTAGCATCACAAGCttgttcattattattacgaTTGTATCATGATAGGCTAGATTTAGAATCTATTGATAATCTAGATACTTTTACAATTTGCAACTTAACAAATGgagtttatttttataaatttgcAGCTCAAAGATCATCAAATTGTCCTGTTTGTTCAGGTATatggaaaaattatatatatatatatatatataattactattgtattttatttagtCATTTCGGGTTTCTATACCCATCGGcattttcttga
- the TBLA0H01560 gene encoding uncharacterized protein (similar to Saccharomyces cerevisiae CMD1 (YBR109C); ancestral locus Anc_3.360) has protein sequence MVPQLTQEQIEEYREIFNLFDKDHSGSISGSELTSVMRSLGLKPTESEVTDLMNEIDLDGNHQIEFDEFLVLMSRQQKSNDSKEELLEAFKVFDVNGDGYISRSELKQVLTSIGENLSEQEIDDMMKEVGDGKGRIDINQFAAMLSK, from the coding sequence ATGGTTCCACAACTTACACAAGAACAAATAGAAGAATATAGGGAAATCTTCAATCTATTTGATAAAGATCATAGTGGGTCAATTTCAGGGAGCGAGCTTACCTCAGTGATGCGTTCCTTAGGTTTAAAACCTACCGAATCTGAAGTCACAGATCTAATGAATGAGATTGACCTAGATGGTAATCACCAAATTGAgtttgatgaatttttagTTCTTATGTCTCGCCAACAAAAGAGTAACGACTCgaaagaagaattattagaagcCTTCAAAGTCTTTGATGTTAATGGTGATGGTTATATTAGTCGTTCTGAATTAAAACAAGTATTGACATCTATTGGTGAAAATTTATCCGAACAAGAAATCGATGATATGATGAAAGAAGTCGGTGATGGTAAGGGGAGAATTGATATCAATCAATTCGCAGCCATGCTTTCCAAGTAG
- the CDC12 gene encoding septin CDC12 (similar to Saccharomyces cerevisiae CDC12 (YHR107C); ancestral locus Anc_5.412) — protein sequence MTPHLDSTNSQNINLDSTEVGISNLPNQRYKIVSDQGGIFNLMVCGESGVGKSTFINTLFQTTLEPLDPHKYRNGPIKKTVHIDIIRAILKEKNFKLRLNIIDTPGFADNINNNKSWQPIIEFIDEQHESYMRQEQQPLRDIKFDLRIHAVLYFIRPTGHSLKPIDIETMKRISTRANLIPIIAKSDTLTKNELIKFKNRIRQIIETQQIRIFTPPLEYDGDLNPKQNTNTPNELGEDNQDSKAPNTSDVNAAAIEHARQLIESMPFAIISSENQFQTEDGRNIIGRKYPWGVVEVENDEHCDFRKLRSLLLRTNLLDLILNTEELHYEAYRKLKLEKKENGDENGSDEMSKYKRTISNNPKFKEEEIALKKYFTEQVKAEEQRFRQWEQNIVNERVRLNADLEDIQKKVGKLEDQIKALQLKKR from the coding sequence ATGACCCCTCATTTAGATTCTACAAACAGCCAAAATATCAATCTTGATTCTACCGAAGTTGGTATTTCCAATTTACCCAATCAAAGATATAAAATAGTCTCTGATCAAGGAggtattttcaatttgatgGTCTGTGGTGAAAGTGGTGTTGGTAAATCCACATTTATAAACACTTTGTTCCAAACCACTTTGGAACCTTTGGATCCACATAAATATAGAAACGGCCCTATTAAGAAGACTGTTCATATCGATATTATTAGAGctattttgaaagaaaaaaattttaaattaagaTTGAATATCATTGATACTCCAGGGTTTGCTGATAAcatcaacaacaataaatCATGGCAGCCAatcattgaatttattgatgaaCAACATGAATCATATATGCGTCAAGAACAACAACCTTTAAGAGATATCAAGTTCGATTTGAGAATTCATGCagttttatatttcataAGACCTACTGGTCATTCATTGAAACCAATTGATATCGAAACCATGAAAAGAATCTCCACAAGAGCTAATTTAATACCAATCATTGCCAAATCAGATACTTTAACTAAAAACgaattgattaaatttaaaaatagaattagACAAATCATTGAAACTCAACAAATTAGAATCTTCACCCCCCCATTAGAATATGATGGTGATTTAAATCCAAAACAAAACACTAATACACCAAATGAATTAGGCGAAGATAATCAAGATTCTAAAGCTCCAAACACAAGTGATGTCAATGCTGCTGCCATTGAACATGCTAGACAATTGATTGAATCAATGCCATTTGCTATTATCTCAAGTGAAAATCAATTCCAAACTGAAGATGGTAGAAATATCATTGGTAGAAAGTATCCTTGGGGGGTTGTTGAGgtagaaaatgatgaacATTGtgattttagaaaattaagatcattattattaagaaCTAATCTATTagatttgattttaaatactGAAGAATTACATTATGAAGCTTAtagaaaattgaaattggagaaaaaggaaaatgGTGATGAAAATGGTTCTGATGAAATGagtaaatataaaagaactaTTAGCAATAATcctaaatttaaagaagaagaaattgctttaaagaaatatttcacAGAACAAGTTAAAGCTGAAGAACAAAGATTTAGACAATGGGAACAAAATATCGTCAATGAAAGAGTTAGATTAAACGCCGATCTAGAAgatattcaaaagaaaGTTGGAAAATTAGAAGATCAAATTAAAGCtttacaattgaaaaaacgttaa